The Pseudomonas chlororaphis subsp. piscium genome contains the following window.
AACCCGGCCTTGGTGCACTCGGTATCGACCACGGCGAGGTCGGTGAGCGAAGGGTTTTGCAGGACGTAGAACACCGGACGACTGCGGTCGAGGTTGAGGGTGAAGGACGACTGGTTGATCGTCTCCGAGCGAACCCAGAGGTACAACAGTCGGCGCAAGGTGCCAAACACAAGACGGCGGAACGGGGAGCGGGTCATACGGCTTCTGCTTTAGTGGAAAAAACCGAGCAGTTGCTCGGGGCGGCTAGTGTGCCGGATTCACCGAAAATCGGCAAAAAAGCGGCAAACAAGATTGAGTTGAGAGTTTTTGTGCCTGTCATATACTCGCCCGACTGACGCCTGGGCATGCAGGACCCATCAATGAGAAACCCAGGTCCAGGCGAAAGTTCTCACGGCTTCGTTTCAGTAAGCCGACTGATAATAAAAAGACGGAGGATGGATTGATGGCAACTCGCGAGACCGGCAGCGTGAAGTGGTTCAACGACGCCAAGGGCTACGGCTTCATTCAGCGTGAAGGTGGTGCCGATGTATTTGTCCACTACCGTGCTATTCGTGGTGAAGGCCACCGCTCGCTGACCGAAGGGCAGCAGGTTGAATACGCCGTGGTAGAGGGGCAGAAGGGGTTGCAGGCAGAGGATGTAGTGGGCTTGTAAGCGTTATGCCTTTGTAGGAGCAGGGGGACGCCTAGTTCTTGCTCGCGATAGCGTTTTACCTGACACGACGCTATCGCGGGCAAGCCTCGCTCCTACAGGTTCGATCAAAGCGATTCAGGCGGTACGCCAGGTAATCTCTTCTTCCCCGTCGGCGCTGATGCGAATCCAGCGGTCGGCCGATTCTTCGCCTT
Protein-coding sequences here:
- a CDS encoding cold-shock protein, with the protein product MATRETGSVKWFNDAKGYGFIQREGGADVFVHYRAIRGEGHRSLTEGQQVEYAVVEGQKGLQAEDVVGL